The genomic window CGTGCGCGTCACCAGGCCACGTTTCAACAACCGATCGACCATCGCCGTCACGCCGGGCACGATCTGCACCAACCGCTCGCCGATCTCGCCACAGGTCAACGGACGATCTTCCATATCCAACATCCGCAACACGTTGTACTGCGGCAGCGTCAGATCAAATTGCCGAAAGAAGCGACGCAGCCGGGTGTCCAGCTGATCGCCCGTGCGGAGCACACTCAACACCGCCTCCTGGGCGGTACCGGCGAAAGGTTGGCAACGATGCAACTCCTGGTAAAGGCTGTTGCTATTGCTGTCCGTGTTGCGGGGGCTTGAATTTTTGGAGCGGTTCATCACGTGCGGTCCGGCGATACGGGCCCAAAAGGAATTGACAAAAAATACTTTAACCTTAAACTATTTGCCGTTCAAGTAACGAACTATCAAATAGCTGGCGGGGTGCGCAACCGTCGCTCGCCCGTCGATGACCGACAGCATGAGGAACACACGATGCAGACCACGGTGATTATCGGTGGCGGATTCAGCGGCACGTTAACCGCCGTCCAACTGGTTCGTCACGCCCGCTCCCCTCACCGTGTGGTGCTGGTCAACTCCGGCCGAGCTTTCGGGCGAGGCACCGCCTACGGGACCACTCGCAGCGAACATCTGCTGAACGTGGCCGCCAGAAACATGTCGGCCTTTCCCGACCAACCCGATCACTTTTTTCAGTGGTTGCGTTCGCGCAGTGACTTCGACGCGATGGACGATCGACAACTGCGGGAAACCTTCGTGCCGCGACGGATCTACGGCGACTACATCCGCTCGATCGCTCTGCACTACTTGAACCCGGCCGATCCCCGCAATGTCGTACAGACGACGATCTTGCCGGACACGGCGGTAGATATTGAACCGCGGGGTCGAGGCGGCATCGTGATGTTGCAGGAGGGAGAACCGATCGAGGCCGAGTCGATCCTGTTGGCGACCGGCAATCAACCTCCGGCCGGTTTGCCCGGTTCCCAGCGAATCGCCAACGACCGACGCTATATCGCCAATCCCTGGAACCCCTGGCACGAGCAACTGCCTCCGAAAGACGCCCACCTGGTGATCTTGGGAACCGGTTTGACGGCGGTCGATGTGATCGTGACCTTACGGCATCTGGGTTGGTCGGGACGGATCACCGCGATCTCGCGCAACGGTTTGTTGCCGCAGCGGCATTTTCGCGGCATCCAGTGGCCGGACGCGATCGGCGACGACGGACAAACGCGAAGCTTAAAAGAGTTGTCGACCCTGATCCGCCAGGATTGCCAACGCCTGCGCGGAGCCAGCCAGAACCCGGCGATTGCGATCGACAAACTGCGCGGCCGCACGCAGGCGTTATGGAAGAGTTTGTCGGTGGAAGAACGCCAGCGTTTCCTGCGGCACTACGCTGCCCAGTGGAACGTGCTGCGTCATCGCATTGCCGGTCCCATTCACGACGCCGTCACCGACGCCATCGACGCCGGACAATTAACCGTCCTGCAAGCCACGATCGAAGGTCTATCGGCCAACGAGCGTCACCTGCAGATCCATCTGGCCGGCGAGGGTGACACGCCTCGCACCATCGACGCCGACATGGTGATCAATTGCACGGGCCCCAAAGCGCGTTTCTCCGACACCACGGTGCCGCTTTATCAAAACCTTTTTCAACGCGGCGTGGCCCGCCCCGATGCGATGGACATGGGTTTGGCGGTGGATGATTCCTTCGCGTTGCAGCCGGCCGAAGGTCACAGCACGGCGGCGATTTACGCCATCGGACCGTTGCTCAAGGGCACGCTGTGGGAATCGGTTGCGGTCCCGGAACTGCGCGGCCAAGCGATGCAGGTGGCTCGGACGATTCTGCAACAGCAACCCGATCCGCTGCCCCAGTCGGACTTGATCGAGTATTGCATCTGAGGGAGCCGCGAGACCGCGGACGATTGGGTTTGAACCACAACCACAACCACAGCGACAACGCAGATCCTCAGCACCCTTCCCTGCCCGCTCGTTGGCGACGCGCGCCCTCGGGCACGGCTGCCGTGCTGGCGTTATCGTTTGTGGGCTCGGCCGCTTATGCGATCACCCACGCGCTGGCGCTGACGCTGTTCCTATCGCGGTTGACGACCGAACAACTGCCCTATGCCCTGGCGGTGGCGGCTCTGCTGGCCGCGGCGGTGGCTCGCGGCTGTAACCGCTTGGTGCGGCGGTACTCGCCACGATTTGCTCTCCGCGGCAGTTACCTGGCGCTGTGTGGCGGGTCGCTGGTGTTGACGATCTTGGTGGCTTTTGCGGGAGCGGTGCCGGCCGTGTTGGTGGCTCTGTTCGTGTTGGCCGAGCTGCGTGGTACGGTGAATTCGGTGCACACCACCATTTGGAGCAACGAGGCGTTTGCCGCTGGTCGTTCGCACCAACCCTACGTGTGGGTTTCCACGGCGGCCACGCTGGCGGGCGTTCTGACCGGTGCCCTGCTGACATTCTCGGCCCAGTACCTGGGCGCGGTTTCCATCTTGGCTTTGGCCACCGCGCTCGACCTGGTGGTGCTGTTGATGATCGCCCAACGTCTTCCGCAAACCGCGGCGGTATCGTCGCGATGCGAGGCGACCGCGAAGCAACCCGCCGGCGGGCCGCTCGAGCCCGTCCGGTCCCCCCTATCCGTCGCCTCCGCCCTGGCCGCCACGACCCACGAACGGCAATACCGCCGGGTGCGACACTATCGCTGGGCCCTGGGCATGGTGTTGGTGTCCGAAGTCATCGCGTTAACCTTTATCGGTTATCAATGGAAAGCGATCACCGGCGATTTCCTGGCCAACGACGAAGCCTCGCTGCTGGGGTTTGTAGCGGCCTTCGGCGCCGCGTTGGACGGCTGTGTGCTGATCGTGCAGTGGACCGCGGCCGGCCGGTCGCTGGACCGGTTTGGCATTGGCTGGGTGCTGTTGCTGTATCCGTTGCTATTGTTATTAGCGGGGTTTGGCATGCTGGCGGCCCCCACCACGGCGGCGTTGTACATTGCCATCAGCGTGGCTCGGGGAATGAACGTGCTGCGTCGATCGATCTACGCTCCGGCACTCGCCTCCGCTTATGCCATTTTTCGCCCCGACATCCGCCGTCGTGCGATCGTTGTCAATCAAGGTGCCCTAAAACCTCTGGCCGAAGCCGGCTCCGCCTTGGCCTTGATCTGGTTTGTCCCGCAAGCGGAGGTGCTGATGCTAACGTTGATCTGGATCCTCGTCGTCACGCCCTGGTTGTTCATGGCTTTACTGGTGGTCTGTATCCACCAGAGCGGCCGCCCCGACGTGATGGTCGCGCCCCAGCTGGCCAACCAGCGGTACAGGGAAGCACCGGGTTAGCGTTTTTCGGAAGCCGCGCGTTTGCGCTGCGCGTAGAGCGCGATCAGATACAGGATCACTCCGATGGCCGACATGATCAACAGCAAGGCGCTGAGTGCATCGAAGGGGCGAGATTGAATGGAATTGAGACGCGTGTAGCCGACGTACAGGCTGATGGCGAAAGCAAAGGCGGCTGCGGCAACCAGCGTGCCGGCATAGATCGCCGCGGGGCGACGTTTGAGCGTAAACCAGCCCAGAACCACCATAGGCAGCGACTGCGCGATCAGTCCCATCAAGATTTCGTTCAGCGCCACCCAGCGTACCGCATCGTAGGAACTCTGCATCGGCACGGCGACCAGTCCCACCAGGTTCCACAGCGTCAGAATCGTACCCAAGATCATCGCGTAGCCACCGGCCACCAGAGCGGACGAATCCTGCCGTCCGGTGTACCACCGCCAGACGGCGCGGATCACGCTGACCGGTCGCGCTTTGATCGGTTGGTCGTTGGCAAACCGCTGCAGATCTTGCTTCAACTCGTCGACCGTTTGGTAGCGATCCGCGACCTCTTTTTCTAAACACTTCATGCAGATCGTTTCCAGATCACGCTCGATTCCCGGTCGTAAATTACGCGGCGGCAGAGGCTCCTGGTCGAGCACCGCGCGGATCGTATTGGAGATCGTATCTTCCTGGAACGGTGGCCGCCCGGTCAGCAAGCGATACAAGATCGCGCCCAGCGAATAGATATCGGTATGCGGCCCCACACCACGAATGTTTCCCGCGGCCTGCTCGGGCGACATATACGAGGGCGTTCCCAGCACCCGCCCCGACACGGTGGCTTCGGCGTCCAGCGAAACGATCTTGGCCAAGCCAAAATCGGCGACCAACGGATCGCCTTTTTGGTTCAGCAACACGTTGCTGGGTTTCAGATCGCGATGGACCACGCCCTGATCATGAGCATAGGCCACCGCATCGGCAATCGCGATCAGCAACTGCACGGCTTGCTGTTGATTAAAGAGCCCCTGCCGGAGCCGATCGGATAAGGAACCTCCGTCGACATAGGCCATCGAGAAGTAATGAATATTGTCGACCGTTCCGCTGTCGTAGACCGCAACAATCCCCGGGTGGTCCAATTTGGCGGCCGCCTCGGCCTCGCGTTTGAACCGCGTGATCTGGTCGCTCGCCGCCAGATGCGGCGCCAGGATGGTTTTTAAGGCGATGGTTCGATTTAGCCCCACTTGTTTGGCCAAAAAGACGATCCCCATCCCGCCCCGGCCCAGTTCTTCGAGCAGTTCGTAATCGCCAAACGAGGAAGGGATAAAGCGGCCACCAATCGACGCCGACGGTGATCCAGTCAAGTGTGTGGACGCACGATCAAAGCGGGCGATCGAACCCGGTTCGCCTTGGTCGCGCACCGTTGGAGGCCGTGAGCCGGAGCGATGCGTCGCCTGGTTGGGGTCCGCTCGCTCGGTCTCAGCTCGGTGGGTGATCTCATCACGAGGTAACATTCTGACCCTACGCCCCGTTTTGTCGGGCGTCTCCATCGGCAAGCCAAGCCGCGGCGTGCTGCAGTCGTTCGCACCCGGCGGGTGTGTTCATGGGGAAGTCTGTCTAGGGAGTGTCGCCAAACGCCAGCGCGAACTTACCGGCCGGCGCATCGACGCTGAGCACCAGTTTGCCGTTTTCCAACGTGAAGCTATTGTGGCTTAGTTGGGACGTTGTCGGTACCTGTCGCAGAGGTCGCTTTTCGTTTTGGTGAATCAGCCGCGGCGGCGCGGTTAGGGTCGGGGCGTCCAACTGTAGCGTGAACCGAGGACAACTTAGCGGAGTTTCGATATCGACTTGGTCGGGACGGGTGCGCGTGATGGTGGCTAACTCTTTAACAGCCCAGTAGCGAGCGATTTCGCTGACCTTCATCCACAGAGTTTGTTCACGGTACCGGTTGGCCAGCGCCGTGACCACGTTCTTAAAATCCGCGAAGCCCGTTTTCTGGCCGTTGCAGTACATGCCCGGCCAATGGCACAGCATCACCGCCGGTTCGCCGCGACGGATCATTTCCACCATGCGGCCTTCGCTGGCGTCGGCGTTACAGTAGCGATGCCCTTCACTGCCCCGCACGCCCTGCCAACCGCCAAACCAATCGCCCGTGCCGGCCGGAACATTGATCGTGAGATTTTCGATCGTGTGATTCGAATCCACAAACTCCATTCGCGGCGCGGTCGATTCTTCCTTGCCGACAACGTATTTAAAGTAGTGCGGCAGTTCTACTTGAAAGACATCGCGGACGGCTTGATGCACCGCCAGCGGCAGCTTTGCTTTAACGCGGTTTCCAAAACCGCCCGGAGTGGTCACGCCTTCGCAGGGCAGCCCGCAGTTTTTCAGAATCCGCAGCGCGTAAGCCAGATAGCTGGCCAATTCGTCCACGCTTTGGTCGACCTGCGGATACGAATTCTCCATCGTGGCGGCCGTCGCGGTGGCTTGGGGACGTCCGGTTTTCAGATCGATCACGCGGGTGTGCGTGATCATTTCCGGATGGATGTCCCAATTGGGCAGCATCAGCTCGCGGACCAGCCGCAGGCTCTGGTCGAGTTCTTGCCGCGACCAACCGGGCAACCCGCGATCGAGCCAACCGACGCAGGCCGGATAAGGCACGATGCTGTATTTACCTTTGACGCCGTGCTGGCTGCACCACTCGCCGAACTCACGCACAAAGGCATCGGGAATTTCCCGCGGCCACTCTTTCCAAGGCCGTTTGTATTCGTCGCGTTCGGGCCAAGCTTCGGCGAACTGGGGCGTACAAAAATGGCCCATATTCACCAAACAGGTCGAGTCGTCGATGATGAACGACAGCGGCACCCGGGCAAGCGGATTAAGAATTTGCACATCGCCGGTAGGCGGCTGATCGGTAGGCGGCTGATCGGCCCGCAATGGCTTGGCGCAAGCCCCGGCGAAGGTGGCGCCCGAGGCATGCAAGAAGGCTCGTCGAGCCAGATGGGGAGCAGTCATGCGTTTGATCAACCTCCGAAAGATTAGGGGCGTATCATCTTAACGGAATCTGCGCCCTCGTAGCTACGCTCGCCAGAGCGTGGGCTGGGGCGGCAAGCGGATGGTAGCGAGACCCACCGTCTGGCGACGGTAGCTACGGCAGCGACGGGAGATTGGCGGGACGATTGGTTTGCAGATATTTCTGCAAGCTGGCTTCGTGCTGGCGAATCTGCTGGATCAATTCCGTAAACTCATCGGCAAT from Roseimaritima ulvae includes these protein-coding regions:
- a CDS encoding MarR family winged helix-turn-helix transcriptional regulator, coding for MNRSKNSSPRNTDSNSNSLYQELHRCQPFAGTAQEAVLSVLRTGDQLDTRLRRFFRQFDLTLPQYNVLRMLDMEDRPLTCGEIGERLVQIVPGVTAMVDRLLKRGLVTRTRSETDRRTVYIAITKAGRKLVSPTVDPLRKLEHEIMSGLRKKDQQELIRLLQIVRQSLTESEVDGRDESLTSSGL
- a CDS encoding FAD/NAD(P)-binding protein — its product is MQTTVIIGGGFSGTLTAVQLVRHARSPHRVVLVNSGRAFGRGTAYGTTRSEHLLNVAARNMSAFPDQPDHFFQWLRSRSDFDAMDDRQLRETFVPRRIYGDYIRSIALHYLNPADPRNVVQTTILPDTAVDIEPRGRGGIVMLQEGEPIEAESILLATGNQPPAGLPGSQRIANDRRYIANPWNPWHEQLPPKDAHLVILGTGLTAVDVIVTLRHLGWSGRITAISRNGLLPQRHFRGIQWPDAIGDDGQTRSLKELSTLIRQDCQRLRGASQNPAIAIDKLRGRTQALWKSLSVEERQRFLRHYAAQWNVLRHRIAGPIHDAVTDAIDAGQLTVLQATIEGLSANERHLQIHLAGEGDTPRTIDADMVINCTGPKARFSDTTVPLYQNLFQRGVARPDAMDMGLAVDDSFALQPAEGHSTAAIYAIGPLLKGTLWESVAVPELRGQAMQVARTILQQQPDPLPQSDLIEYCI
- a CDS encoding serine/threonine-protein kinase, which translates into the protein MLPRDEITHRAETERADPNQATHRSGSRPPTVRDQGEPGSIARFDRASTHLTGSPSASIGGRFIPSSFGDYELLEELGRGGMGIVFLAKQVGLNRTIALKTILAPHLAASDQITRFKREAEAAAKLDHPGIVAVYDSGTVDNIHYFSMAYVDGGSLSDRLRQGLFNQQQAVQLLIAIADAVAYAHDQGVVHRDLKPSNVLLNQKGDPLVADFGLAKIVSLDAEATVSGRVLGTPSYMSPEQAAGNIRGVGPHTDIYSLGAILYRLLTGRPPFQEDTISNTIRAVLDQEPLPPRNLRPGIERDLETICMKCLEKEVADRYQTVDELKQDLQRFANDQPIKARPVSVIRAVWRWYTGRQDSSALVAGGYAMILGTILTLWNLVGLVAVPMQSSYDAVRWVALNEILMGLIAQSLPMVVLGWFTLKRRPAAIYAGTLVAAAAFAFAISLYVGYTRLNSIQSRPFDALSALLLIMSAIGVILYLIALYAQRKRAASEKR